From the genome of Populus trichocarpa isolate Nisqually-1 chromosome 15, P.trichocarpa_v4.1, whole genome shotgun sequence, one region includes:
- the LOC7453829 gene encoding uncharacterized protein LOC7453829 produces MAAARRINLNRLFSSLAPSSSSNTISKTWVIDTTPVRSEYTDRIVKLATQQLPQENQDQETVKKQEQEEITHQDSQNEEDDEDGGEYVNKETGEIGGPKGPEPTRFGDWERNGRCSDF; encoded by the coding sequence ATGGCAGCAGCAAGAAGAATCAATCTGAACCGTCTGTTTTCATCACTagcaccatcatcatcatcaaacacCATCTCCAAAACTTGGGTCATAGACACAACCCCCGTTAGATCCGAATACACGGACCGAATCGTGAAGCTTGCAACCCAGCAGCTGccacaagaaaatcaagatcAAGAAACTGTCAAGAAACAAGAACAGGAAGAAATAACCCATCAAGATTCtcaaaatgaagaagatgatgaagatggtGGAGAGTATGTGAATAAAGAGACTGGTGAGATTGGTGGGCCGAAAGGACCTGAGCCTACTCGATTTGGTGATTGGGAACGCAATGGTCGTTGCTCtgatttttag